One Synechocystis sp. LKSZ1 genomic window, GGTAATTCTTGCCCCTGATAATGGGCTTTACTGGCAATCCAGGGAGATTTTTGCTGGATAAAGGGTCGGTTTAGCTGGTGATCCAAGGATGAGGCTTTACCAAAGGCTCCTAGGACAAAACGACCGTCAAAGTTGCCCCGATGGGTACTCACTTGAAAGCCTTCTCCAAAAGACCCGGCGATCGCCTTGACTGCTGTTCCTTGATGGGCGATCGCTCCCACCGCCTCGGCCCGTTCCCACAAAATACGATCCAATTGGTAACGACTGAGTCCTAGGGCGGTACCCGGTAATTCTCCGCGAAATTCTGCCCCCTGATTGTTAGTGAGATAGACGTTTTGGATGGGATAGGCCCCGACAGCTCTCACGGTTTCTAAAATGCCTAGCCGTGCAAAGATTTCAATCACTTCAACGGATAAAAATTCGCCACAAAGTCGGTGGGTGGGATAACGAGCTTGTTCTAATAGCAGAACCTGATAACCTCGTTGGGCCAGTTGAATGGCCGCGCTAGACCCCGCTAATCCTGCGCCGACAACAATCACGTCATAAATCATTTGCTTCTTTCCCTCCGTACTGTACTGAGTAACCAGCGAAAGGGAAAATACCACCGCAAGGAAAAATCCGTTAACCCTGCACCTTCGGCGATCGTCGTCAAATCATTAGCCCGAAAACCGCGCAATACGGACAGAGGGCCGTCATGGCGTACCATCGGAGCGGCGGGTAATAAACGGGTCAAGCTATAGATGCCCGCATAGGCCAGGGGATGACGGTGGAGATCGTTGATAATAATGCCGTGCTGGGAAACCCGTTGCAGATCTTTCACAATGGCGATCGCCTTGGGTTGGGCAAAGTGATGTAAAAACATGGCTCCCATACCAATATCAAAGGCATGATCAGCGTAGGGTAAGGCTAAAGCATCGGCCACTTCGAGACTAATTTTTGCGCGTTGGCGATCATTTAAACGTTTTTCTAGGGTTTGCTGGGCATAGTCAATGGTGGCCGGGTTGGCATCTACCGCCGTAATTTCTATCGGTATATCAACGGATTGAGCCTCCGCCCAGCGCACAATATATTCGGGAAAATCGGCAATCCCTGTTCCTAAATCCAGAATGCGTGTCACCTGGCCCGCCCTTGACTGCAAAAACGGAGCCAAAATCGCCATCGTGGTACTATAGCCCCCCAATAAACGATTGACCCAACGTAATTGCTCCAAAGCCTCGGTTAAGCGTTCATCGGTAATGGAAAAATCATCCATTAATTCATCGGTGTCGGTACGAATTTGAAAAGACGGAAAAACCATTATGCGTTTGCCCCTAGCTGTTGCCATAAACAACTTTCAATGGTTAAGCCCGGCCCAAAGGCCAGACCTACCAGATGATTGAAACCGTTTCCCGCCGTTAAACCTCTGTGATGACGGGCCAGTAAGCGTTGCAAGATAAATAAAATCGTGGGAGAACTCATGTTGCCATACAAACGTAGAACTTCAAAGGAATCGTGAACTAATGAATCGGACAGAGCTAACAGGTCTTGAATGGTTTCTACAATTTTTCTACCCCCTGGATGAATCGCCCAACCGTCAATCATGGCAGGATTTAATTGGTGTTTAGCTAAAAAGTCGTGCAAAAAATGTGGTAAATATTCGGCAATGACTTCTGGTACTTTTGGCGACAATCCCATCAAAAAACCGGTATCACCAATCGTCCAATTCATTAAATCTTCCCCCGCCAATAGTTGGCTATAACTGTCTTGATAGATCAGTTTTCCTACGGCTTCTGAATAAGACTGCGATCGCAGAATGGCGGCAGCGGCTCCATCGGCAAAAATGGCATTAATCACCAAATTTTCCACCGAATCATTGATCTGAAAATGAAGCGAACAGAGTTCCACACAGACCAGTAAGACCTGAGCTTGATCGTCTCCCTGACAAATAGCATGGGCTAATTTCAACCCGTTTAAGGCGCCATGACAGCCCATAAACCCGACGAGAGTTCTGGCTACCATTGCGGGGAGTCCCAAACTTTGGATGAGATGAATATCTACCCCTGGCGCAGAAAAGCCTGTACAACTGACCACAATCAGATGGGTAATGGTTTCTGGTTTTAAGCCTGCTTTTTCGAGGGCCTGTTGGGCCGCGCTGGTGGCGATTGCCTTGGCCCAGATTTGATACTGTTGATTACGGTCGCGGGTACTGGGGGCGGGTTGTAGGTAAGGGTTATTGGCAAAAAAGCGAAATTGATCTGGCTCTAACCCATAGTCTTCAAGACAGCTATAACGATAATCAATGCCCGATTGTTGATAAATACGAGTAATACGATTTTGTGTAGCCTCGGAAAATCGCTGAACACGGATCATAAACGCGGCGGCTTCTGCCTGGGATCGCCGAAA contains:
- a CDS encoding type III polyketide synthase — its product is MYTVLESIGTANPPFRRSQAEAAAFMIRVQRFSEATQNRITRIYQQSGIDYRYSCLEDYGLEPDQFRFFANNPYLQPAPSTRDRNQQYQIWAKAIATSAAQQALEKAGLKPETITHLIVVSCTGFSAPGVDIHLIQSLGLPAMVARTLVGFMGCHGALNGLKLAHAICQGDDQAQVLLVCVELCSLHFQINDSVENLVINAIFADGAAAAILRSQSYSEAVGKLIYQDSYSQLLAGEDLMNWTIGDTGFLMGLSPKVPEVIAEYLPHFLHDFLAKHQLNPAMIDGWAIHPGGRKIVETIQDLLALSDSLVHDSFEVLRLYGNMSSPTILFILQRLLARHHRGLTAGNGFNHLVGLAFGPGLTIESCLWQQLGANA
- a CDS encoding methyltransferase domain-containing protein, which translates into the protein MVFPSFQIRTDTDELMDDFSITDERLTEALEQLRWVNRLLGGYSTTMAILAPFLQSRAGQVTRILDLGTGIADFPEYIVRWAEAQSVDIPIEITAVDANPATIDYAQQTLEKRLNDRQRAKISLEVADALALPYADHAFDIGMGAMFLHHFAQPKAIAIVKDLQRVSQHGIIINDLHRHPLAYAGIYSLTRLLPAAPMVRHDGPLSVLRGFRANDLTTIAEGAGLTDFSLRWYFPFRWLLSTVRRERSK